Proteins encoded together in one Cyanobium sp. WAJ14-Wanaka window:
- a CDS encoding DUF2214 family protein: MGVAHTLFAAIPPEVLSRAGVAYLHYVSFMVCFGALVLERRLIKADPSKQEATLMVITDVVYGLAALAVLGSGILRVLYFGQGAEFYTENPLFWWKVGVYLAVGGLSLYPTITYILWALPLSKGELPKVSEALATRLGWILNIELVGFALIPLMATLMSRGVGLPS; encoded by the coding sequence ATGGGCGTCGCCCACACCCTTTTTGCCGCCATCCCCCCAGAAGTGCTGAGCCGCGCTGGCGTGGCCTATCTCCACTACGTGAGCTTCATGGTCTGTTTTGGGGCCCTGGTCCTGGAGCGCCGCCTAATCAAGGCAGATCCGAGCAAGCAGGAAGCCACCTTGATGGTGATCACCGATGTGGTCTACGGCTTGGCGGCCTTGGCCGTGCTGGGTTCGGGAATTCTGCGGGTGCTCTATTTCGGCCAGGGGGCGGAGTTTTACACGGAGAACCCCCTGTTTTGGTGGAAGGTTGGGGTCTACCTGGCCGTTGGCGGCCTTTCCCTCTACCCAACCATCACCTACATCCTCTGGGCCCTGCCCCTGAGCAAAGGGGAGCTGCCCAAGGTGAGCGAGGCCCTGGCCACCCGGCTGGGCTGGATTCTCAATATTGAGCTGGTGGGCTTTGCCCTGATTCCCCTGATGGCAACCCTGATGTCCCGGGGTGTGGGCTTGCCCAGCTGA
- a CDS encoding iron uptake porin, translating into MAPAAIADEQVTSISQFSDVKPTDWAYQALSNLIERYGCVAGYPNGTYKGGQAITRFEAAALLNACLDRVTETTDELKKLMSEFQKELAILKGRVDGLDARVGTLEANQFSTTTKLSGLATFVVGGVSNNPAGGQVTFNYDLQLSLDTSFTGKDLLRTVLRSGNFDGDRNAFGGGLSSLEIAFQEEGGPDLVGIDKLYYQFPIGGKFTATLGGRVGQEDMLALWPSAYPSDTILNVLTLNGAPLAYNKNLGPGFGLWWQDNGWSVSANYVAANAANSSEGLFNSASAGTSTVQLGYGKENWGIAAIYSYLDAGVDVPGATSFVTSQIAPEAGGGATTNAFGLSGFWQPSQAGWVPSISAGYGINKSSGNDLGTSQSWMVGLQWSDVLAKGNSFGMGLGQPAFASSTSNGATTESGVWAWEWWYQWQITDAISLTPAIFYLNNAGNQDAAGGGSQVGALVKTTFRF; encoded by the coding sequence ATGGCACCTGCTGCCATCGCCGACGAGCAAGTCACCAGCATCAGTCAGTTCTCTGACGTCAAGCCCACCGACTGGGCTTACCAGGCCCTTTCGAACCTGATCGAGCGCTACGGCTGCGTCGCCGGTTACCCCAACGGCACCTACAAGGGCGGCCAGGCGATTACCCGCTTTGAAGCAGCTGCCCTGCTCAACGCCTGCCTCGATCGCGTTACCGAGACCACCGACGAACTGAAGAAGCTGATGAGCGAGTTCCAAAAGGAGCTCGCCATCCTCAAGGGCCGTGTTGACGGTCTTGATGCCCGCGTAGGCACCCTGGAAGCTAATCAGTTCTCCACCACCACCAAACTGTCGGGTCTGGCCACCTTTGTGGTGGGGGGCGTCAGTAACAACCCCGCCGGCGGCCAGGTCACCTTCAACTACGACCTACAGCTCAGCCTCGACACCAGCTTCACGGGCAAGGACCTACTGCGCACCGTGCTGCGCTCAGGCAACTTCGATGGCGATCGCAATGCCTTTGGAGGGGGGCTTTCCAGCCTGGAGATTGCATTCCAGGAGGAGGGCGGCCCCGACCTGGTCGGTATCGACAAGCTCTATTACCAGTTCCCGATCGGCGGCAAGTTCACCGCCACCCTGGGCGGCCGGGTGGGCCAGGAAGACATGCTGGCGCTCTGGCCCAGTGCCTATCCCAGCGACACCATCCTCAACGTCCTCACCCTCAACGGGGCGCCCCTGGCCTACAACAAAAACCTTGGCCCTGGTTTTGGCCTCTGGTGGCAGGACAACGGTTGGAGCGTGAGTGCTAACTACGTAGCTGCCAATGCAGCGAATTCCTCAGAGGGCCTGTTTAACAGTGCTTCTGCGGGCACCAGCACGGTCCAGCTGGGTTATGGCAAGGAAAATTGGGGTATTGCCGCTATCTATTCCTATCTGGATGCCGGCGTGGATGTGCCGGGGGCCACTTCTTTTGTCACCAGCCAAATCGCGCCAGAGGCTGGGGGAGGGGCCACCACCAACGCCTTCGGCCTTAGTGGTTTCTGGCAACCCTCCCAGGCGGGCTGGGTCCCCTCGATTAGTGCCGGCTATGGCATCAACAAAAGCTCCGGCAACGATCTCGGCACCAGCCAGTCCTGGATGGTGGGCCTGCAGTGGTCTGATGTGCTCGCCAAGGGCAATAGCTTTGGCATGGGCTTGGGCCAGCCCGCCTTCGCCAGCTCCACTAGCAATGGCGCCACCACTGAATCGGGGGTGTGGGCTTGGGAGTGGTGGTATCAGTGGCAGATCACCGATGCAATTTCCCTGACGCCGGCAATTTTCTATCTGAATAACGCCGGCAACCAAGATGCAGCCGGCGGCGGGAGTCAAGTCGGCGCCCTGGTCAAGACCACCTTCCGCTTCTAG
- a CDS encoding transcriptional repressor, giving the protein MTSQVAAPSDRQQLLLSQLRRAKRELSGQDLHARLRQGSQPMGLATVYRNLRQLQQWGLIRCRHLPSGEALFAPAERDEHHLTCVDCGTTVVLPQCPMHGVHLHGGQTFGFQLLFHTLEFFGLCQSCQLQQAAQLQPLEAEPKLA; this is encoded by the coding sequence ATGACCTCCCAGGTTGCCGCCCCCAGCGACCGCCAGCAGCTGTTGTTGTCGCAGTTGCGCAGGGCCAAGCGCGAACTCTCTGGCCAGGACCTGCACGCCCGTTTGCGCCAGGGCAGCCAGCCCATGGGCTTGGCGACGGTGTATCGCAACCTGCGCCAGTTGCAGCAGTGGGGCTTAATTCGTTGCCGGCACCTACCCAGTGGAGAGGCCCTTTTTGCCCCCGCCGAACGGGATGAGCACCACCTGACCTGTGTCGACTGCGGCACCACCGTGGTCTTGCCCCAGTGCCCGATGCATGGGGTGCACCTGCATGGTGGGCAAACCTTTGGCTTTCAACTGCTGTTCCACACCCTGGAATTTTTCGGCCTCTGCCAGAGTTGCCAGCTCCAGCAAGCCGCCCAGCTCCAGCCTCTAGAGGCAGAGCCAAAACTGGCATAA
- a CDS encoding peptidase, with the protein MKAWATATALATATALATCLGGMALANPAIPNQPATSPPASPISGPISGDYRDKLRSTPWGWPILPHWRVWVEPAATTGPDALWDQRWLGAIEGALGHWQGVLSVERVDDPAQAQILIFRRRPPIRNQRASHGRAELELVRRQTATGWQLEPKVSVAISPGQGPKAIEATALHELGHAFGLWGHSDNPADAMAVAPGAKPILKLSERDRATLRWLYGQPGLKLEAGPVTPTPVTPAGALPGGSPKPPEPGAN; encoded by the coding sequence ATGAAGGCTTGGGCGACGGCCACGGCTTTGGCGACGGCCACGGCTTTGGCGACCTGTCTTGGTGGGATGGCCCTGGCCAATCCAGCGATCCCCAACCAGCCAGCCACCAGCCCCCCTGCCAGCCCCATCTCTGGTCCCATCTCCGGCGACTACCGGGACAAACTGCGCAGCACCCCCTGGGGATGGCCAATCCTTCCCCATTGGCGGGTATGGGTCGAACCTGCTGCCACCACTGGCCCAGACGCCCTTTGGGACCAGCGCTGGCTGGGCGCCATAGAGGGGGCCCTGGGCCACTGGCAGGGGGTGCTGTCGGTTGAGAGGGTGGATGATCCAGCCCAGGCCCAAATCCTGATTTTTCGCCGCAGGCCGCCGATCCGCAACCAGCGGGCCAGCCACGGCCGCGCAGAGCTGGAGCTGGTGCGCCGGCAGACGGCCACGGGCTGGCAACTCGAACCAAAGGTGAGTGTGGCCATCAGCCCCGGCCAAGGCCCCAAGGCGATCGAGGCCACCGCCCTCCACGAACTGGGCCATGCCTTTGGCCTTTGGGGCCACAGCGACAACCCCGCAGATGCCATGGCCGTGGCCCCTGGGGCCAAACCGATTCTTAAGCTGAGCGAGCGCGATCGCGCCACCCTGCGCTGGCTTTACGGCCAACCGGGCCTCAAGCTTGAAGCTGGGCCAGTCACTCCCACCCCAGTCACTCCCGCCGGGGCCCTCCCCGGCGGGTCGCCAAAACCTCCTGAACCTGGCGCCAACTAA
- a CDS encoding metal ABC transporter solute-binding protein, Zn/Mn family — protein sequence MKSMHPWIGRVGVLFLALAAASCGAPRPGAERASKPKQLQVVTTFLPISLFTRALAGDCATVTQLIPANGGPHDFQAKPGDLLALKQANVLVKNGLEMEGFLNKLVASAANPKLIVIDSSRGVATLDSPEEHGHGGHTHGEVNPHIWLDPLRAIQQVETIRAGLVKANPSCAEGYKRNAASYTSQLRALNAEIAGQLKPYSGKTFVAFHDFAPYFAQRYGLKADFLVDVPELNPSPADLRRVAAEVKQTQLKALLSEPQEGQRSFNTLAQDLGVKISVFDPLETGAALAADNPSTYLQVMRRNVADLIQAFGG from the coding sequence ATGAAGTCGATGCATCCCTGGATTGGCCGGGTAGGCGTTCTGTTCTTGGCCCTAGCCGCGGCCTCCTGCGGAGCACCCCGACCAGGCGCAGAGAGGGCCTCAAAACCCAAGCAGCTGCAGGTAGTCACCACCTTCCTGCCCATCAGCCTGTTCACCCGAGCCTTAGCAGGGGATTGCGCCACGGTCACGCAGCTGATCCCAGCCAACGGTGGGCCCCATGATTTTCAGGCCAAACCAGGTGATCTGCTTGCCCTGAAACAGGCGAATGTGCTGGTCAAGAATGGCCTGGAGATGGAGGGTTTTCTCAACAAGCTGGTGGCCTCAGCCGCCAACCCCAAACTGATCGTTATCGACTCCAGCCGGGGCGTTGCCACCCTCGATTCCCCCGAAGAGCATGGCCATGGGGGCCATACCCACGGCGAGGTGAACCCCCACATCTGGCTGGATCCATTGCGGGCAATTCAGCAGGTGGAAACCATCCGAGCTGGCCTGGTGAAAGCAAATCCCAGCTGCGCCGAGGGCTACAAACGCAATGCAGCCAGCTACACATCCCAGCTGCGGGCCCTGAACGCCGAGATTGCAGGTCAGCTCAAGCCCTACAGCGGCAAAACCTTCGTTGCCTTCCACGATTTCGCCCCCTACTTTGCCCAGCGCTACGGCCTCAAGGCCGATTTCCTGGTGGATGTGCCGGAGCTGAATCCCAGTCCTGCCGATCTACGGCGGGTGGCCGCTGAAGTGAAGCAAACCCAGCTCAAGGCCCTGCTCAGCGAACCCCAGGAGGGTCAGCGCTCCTTCAATACCCTGGCCCAAGACCTGGGGGTAAAAATCAGTGTGTTTGACCCCCTCGAAACCGGCGCAGCCCTGGCCGCCGACAACCCCAGTACCTATCTTCAAGTGATGCGGCGCAACGTGGCCGACCTGATCCAGGCCTTTGGTGGTTGA
- a CDS encoding metal ABC transporter ATP-binding protein, translated as MGQQPVVQVQDLSVQRDGQLAVDGVSFQLEPETDTALVGPNGAGKSTLVAALLGLLPRSAGTVQILGQQMGPAGELPRSVRAQISYLPQTLALQGRFPLTVAEFVGFGFDPPGPNLAWLGGRRRSQAVAGALERTACSDLAERLLNELSGGQLKRVLLAFCVVRPRQLLVLDEAQAGLDAPSSEQFQQLLLELRRQEGWTVLQVSHDLDMVRRSSDQVLCLNRRLRCSGSPDHALSSARLAELYGANVVPYRHQHHTPSKENHG; from the coding sequence ATGGGGCAGCAACCGGTGGTGCAGGTGCAGGACCTAAGTGTCCAGCGCGATGGCCAATTGGCCGTGGATGGGGTGAGCTTTCAGCTCGAACCAGAAACGGACACGGCCCTGGTGGGGCCCAATGGGGCCGGTAAAAGCACGCTGGTGGCCGCCCTGCTCGGCTTGCTGCCCAGATCCGCTGGCACTGTTCAAATCCTCGGCCAGCAAATGGGTCCGGCTGGAGAGCTGCCCCGTTCGGTGCGCGCCCAGATTTCCTACTTGCCCCAGACCCTGGCGCTCCAGGGACGTTTCCCCCTGACGGTGGCTGAATTCGTGGGCTTTGGCTTTGATCCACCCGGCCCAAACCTGGCCTGGCTTGGGGGCCGGCGCCGCAGCCAGGCGGTGGCTGGGGCCCTTGAACGCACAGCCTGCTCCGATTTGGCGGAAAGGTTGTTAAACGAGCTCTCCGGTGGCCAGCTCAAGCGGGTGCTGTTGGCGTTTTGCGTAGTACGGCCCCGGCAACTGTTGGTGCTAGATGAGGCCCAGGCCGGCCTCGATGCCCCTTCCAGCGAACAGTTTCAGCAGTTGTTGCTGGAGTTGCGCCGCCAGGAGGGCTGGACCGTGCTGCAGGTGTCGCACGACCTCGACATGGTCAGACGCAGCTCTGATCAGGTGCTTTGCCTCAACCGCCGGCTGCGTTGTAGCGGCAGCCCAGACCATGCCCTGAGCTCGGCGCGCCTAGCGGAGCTCTATGGGGCCAACGTGGTGCCCTATCGCCACCAACACCACACCCCCAGCAAGGAAAACCATGGTTGA
- a CDS encoding 6-carboxytetrahydropterin synthase, with the protein MTAALTCSKTFGGFPCCHRQWRHPGHCRFVHGYSRSFTCWFGARELDQCGFVVDFSSLGALEAQLAEQFDHTFLVNADDPLLEQWQDLHQQGALDLRVMQNVGMEASAQLVWTWANDLLRSRDGGRSYCLKVEARENEKNAAYYEATPSWIG; encoded by the coding sequence ATGACCGCCGCCCTCACCTGTTCGAAGACCTTTGGCGGCTTTCCCTGCTGCCATCGCCAATGGCGCCATCCTGGCCATTGCCGCTTTGTGCATGGCTACAGCCGCAGTTTCACCTGCTGGTTTGGGGCCCGGGAGCTAGATCAATGCGGCTTTGTGGTGGATTTCTCCAGCCTTGGGGCCCTTGAGGCCCAGCTGGCCGAGCAGTTTGACCACACCTTTCTGGTGAATGCCGACGATCCCCTGCTCGAGCAATGGCAAGACCTGCACCAGCAGGGCGCCCTCGATTTGCGGGTGATGCAAAACGTGGGCATGGAGGCCAGCGCCCAACTGGTCTGGACCTGGGCCAACGATCTGCTCAGGAGCCGGGATGGTGGCCGCAGCTACTGCCTGAAGGTAGAAGCCCGAGAAAATGAAAAAAACGCCGCCTACTACGAAGCCACTCCCAGCTGGATCGGTTGA
- the hisIE gene encoding bifunctional phosphoribosyl-AMP cyclohydrolase/phosphoribosyl-ATP diphosphatase HisIE — MDRLPVQASFQAPDPDLIRALRFNEAGLIPAVAQDWLDGAVLMVAWMNRQAIEHTLQSGEVHYWSRSRQELWHKGATSGQIQRLRGLRYDCDADVLLLTIEQQGAGACHTGARSCFYDEGPLPSAGGPQAAPPPADVCTELMRVIEARRDSPEPGSYTNKLLEGGDNRILKKIGEESAEFVMACKDNNAAEIAAEAADIVFHLQVALAHHGVSWRQVQEVLATRRGGPRRE; from the coding sequence ATGGATCGGCTGCCCGTGCAGGCATCATTTCAGGCCCCGGATCCAGATTTGATCCGTGCGCTCCGTTTTAACGAGGCCGGCCTCATCCCCGCCGTGGCCCAGGACTGGCTCGATGGGGCCGTGTTGATGGTGGCCTGGATGAACAGGCAGGCGATCGAGCACACCCTCCAAAGCGGGGAGGTGCACTACTGGAGCCGCTCACGCCAGGAGCTCTGGCACAAGGGCGCCACCAGCGGCCAGATCCAGCGCCTGCGGGGCCTGCGCTACGACTGCGATGCCGACGTGCTGCTGCTGACCATCGAACAGCAGGGGGCCGGGGCGTGCCATACCGGAGCCCGCAGCTGTTTCTACGACGAGGGCCCCTTGCCCAGCGCCGGTGGCCCCCAGGCGGCTCCGCCTCCGGCGGATGTATGCACCGAGTTGATGCGGGTGATCGAGGCTCGCCGTGATTCTCCGGAGCCAGGCAGCTACACCAACAAGCTGCTGGAGGGGGGCGACAACCGGATCCTCAAGAAAATCGGTGAGGAGAGTGCCGAATTTGTGATGGCCTGCAAGGACAACAACGCCGCTGAAATCGCAGCTGAGGCGGCCGATATTGTCTTCCACCTGCAGGTGGCCCTAGCCCACCATGGCGTTAGTTGGCGCCAGGTTCAGGAGGTTTTGGCGACCCGCCGGGGAGGGCCCCGGCGGGAGTGA
- a CDS encoding MerR family transcriptional regulator: MASDNYSDGPALKIGQVAKNTGLSVKTIRFYCDQGLVVPSCRSEGGYRLFDQHAVADLVIIRALRSMDVPVGEIRKILDVRRSGVCNCATLKNSIQGQSASIERRVSELLVMKEELDHLLAGWQDCGGVKS; the protein is encoded by the coding sequence ATGGCTTCAGATAATTATTCCGATGGGCCGGCCCTGAAGATTGGCCAGGTGGCCAAAAACACCGGGCTTTCGGTTAAAACAATCCGTTTTTATTGCGACCAGGGCTTGGTGGTACCGAGTTGCCGCTCGGAAGGGGGCTATCGCCTATTTGATCAGCACGCTGTGGCGGATCTGGTAATCATTCGCGCCCTTCGGTCGATGGATGTGCCGGTGGGGGAGATTCGCAAGATATTGGACGTGCGCAGGTCTGGTGTATGCAACTGCGCGACCCTGAAAAATAGTATCCAAGGCCAGTCTGCCTCCATTGAAAGGCGCGTCAGTGAGCTGCTAGTTATGAAAGAAGAACTTGACCACCTCCTTGCCGGTTGGCAAGATTGCGGAGGGGTCAAGTCCTAG
- a CDS encoding RNA polymerase sigma factor RpoD/SigA yields MASSLSAYLGEIGRHSLLNPEQELILGRKVQSMVVLQQRCMEAGGAGPACEYNDLELRTMKVGERAKNQMITANLRLVVNLAKRYQNKGLDLLDLIQEGTLGLARAVEKYDPTRGHRFSTYAYWWIRQGLNRALSTQSRTIRIPVNVNERLTRLRAAKARYLQANGVLPTASHLAVMLKLPIEEVVELLGCELRSITVSLQGVVKSKNDPSELVDVLPSSELAPMEKAELAERSASVWTLLDRSSLTPKERTVVMLRFGLDGGNEWRTLAEVSKYLNCSREYCRQMLQRALRKMRRTGIESGLVEVV; encoded by the coding sequence ATGGCGAGCTCGTTGAGTGCCTATCTCGGCGAGATCGGTCGCCATTCCCTGTTAAATCCTGAGCAGGAGCTCATCCTGGGCCGCAAGGTGCAGTCGATGGTGGTGTTGCAGCAGCGCTGCATGGAAGCCGGTGGTGCGGGGCCTGCCTGCGAATACAACGACCTTGAGCTACGCACCATGAAGGTGGGCGAGAGGGCAAAAAATCAAATGATTACCGCCAACTTGCGCCTGGTGGTCAACCTGGCCAAGCGCTATCAAAATAAGGGTCTGGATCTGTTGGATCTGATCCAGGAGGGCACCTTGGGCCTGGCCCGTGCCGTGGAGAAATACGACCCCACCAGGGGGCACCGCTTCAGCACCTATGCCTACTGGTGGATTCGCCAGGGTCTTAACCGTGCCCTTTCCACCCAGAGCCGCACCATTCGTATTCCGGTGAACGTGAATGAAAGGCTCACCCGGTTGCGGGCTGCCAAGGCCCGCTATCTGCAGGCCAATGGGGTATTGCCAACCGCTTCCCATTTGGCGGTGATGTTGAAGCTGCCGATCGAGGAGGTAGTGGAGCTGCTGGGTTGCGAGCTGCGCAGTATCACCGTCAGCCTGCAGGGGGTGGTCAAGTCGAAGAATGATCCTTCCGAGTTGGTGGATGTGCTGCCCAGCAGTGAGCTGGCCCCCATGGAAAAGGCCGAATTGGCTGAGCGTTCGGCCTCGGTTTGGACCCTGCTTGATCGCTCCAGCCTGACCCCGAAGGAACGCACCGTGGTGATGCTGCGCTTTGGCCTTGATGGCGGCAACGAGTGGCGCACCCTGGCCGAGGTGTCGAAGTACCTCAACTGCAGTCGCGAGTACTGCCGCCAGATGCTGCAACGGGCCCTGCGCAAGATGCGCCGCACCGGCATTGAGAGCGGCCTGGTGGAGGTGGTCTAG
- a CDS encoding YkvA family protein, translating into MTSEAKSGAGPWADAPLEAEVLESKVVDEMLMIRVLRRAGRLVARPALECLELLLDPQTPATVKATVLAALTYLLMPMDGIPDFIPALGFSDDLVAMTALLGLCARHLTPSAAKADVLNKFPQPK; encoded by the coding sequence ATGACGAGCGAAGCCAAATCTGGAGCGGGGCCCTGGGCTGATGCCCCCCTTGAGGCCGAAGTGCTGGAGAGCAAGGTCGTTGATGAAATGCTGATGATCCGGGTGCTGCGGCGGGCCGGGCGCCTGGTGGCTCGGCCAGCTTTGGAGTGCCTGGAGCTGCTGCTCGACCCCCAAACCCCCGCCACTGTTAAGGCGACGGTGCTTGCGGCCCTCACCTACTTACTGATGCCGATGGACGGGATTCCCGATTTCATCCCAGCTTTGGGTTTCAGCGATGATCTGGTTGCCATGACTGCCCTATTGGGGCTATGTGCCCGTCATTTGACTCCCTCGGCCGCTAAAGCTGATGTCCTCAACAAATTCCCCCAGCCCAAATAG
- a CDS encoding glutamine synthetase III, with protein sequence MPSPQRLAALQTIQQRPATLTPGPQKLDELWASDVFGLDKMKAALPKEIFKSVQRTIKEGSKLDVSVANVVAQAMKEWATGRGALYYSHVFYPLTNSTAEKHDGFISPQGDGTAITEFTGKLLVQGEPDGSSFPNGGIRSTFEARGYTAWDITSPAWLMETPNGITLCIPTVFVSWTGEALDKKTPLLRSIAAVNKEAHKLLSLLGETNIAPVNSSCGAEQEYFLIDSAYVPLRPDLLLAGRTLFGRPSAKGQQFDDHYFGAIPERVQVFMQEVERQMYRLGIPAKTRHNEVAPSQFEIAPFFEAANVATDHQQLTMTILRSTAKKHGLACLLHEKPFAGINGSGKHVNWSIGNATQGNLLDPGQTPHKNLQFLLFCGAVIRGVHLYGPLLRAVIATASNDHRLGANEAPPAIISVYLGSQLEDVFNQIREGRLSGSSIGGVMDFGVETLPEFDKDAGDRNRTSPFAFTGNRFEFRAVGSGQSVAGPLVSLNTILADSLAWIASELSSKLASGMGLEEGALAVLKTVVEQHGAVVFGGNGYSDEWHRMAVEERGLENLRTTADALPVLTRPAIRELFERTGVLTGVELESRFEVYAEQYILAIDVEAKLAVQIARTQVYPAAIRYLGELAGSLQLQSTLGIQVAPENTKQVAALCQSLMDISGQLQSAIDQPPHGTEEHLRYSASTLVPLMDELRGVVDGLEALVDDNLWPLPTYQEMLFVR encoded by the coding sequence ATGCCCAGCCCCCAACGTCTTGCGGCCCTGCAGACGATCCAGCAGCGGCCCGCCACCTTGACCCCTGGCCCCCAAAAGCTTGATGAGCTGTGGGCCAGCGATGTCTTCGGCCTCGACAAGATGAAGGCGGCGCTGCCGAAGGAGATCTTCAAGTCGGTGCAGCGCACCATCAAGGAGGGCAGCAAGCTCGACGTTTCGGTGGCCAACGTGGTGGCCCAGGCGATGAAGGAATGGGCCACCGGCCGCGGTGCCCTCTACTACTCCCACGTCTTTTATCCCCTCACCAACTCCACGGCGGAGAAGCACGACGGCTTCATCTCGCCCCAGGGCGATGGCACCGCGATCACCGAATTCACCGGCAAGTTGTTGGTGCAGGGTGAACCCGACGGTTCCTCCTTCCCCAATGGAGGCATCCGCTCCACCTTCGAGGCCCGCGGCTACACCGCCTGGGACATCACCAGCCCGGCCTGGCTGATGGAGACGCCCAACGGCATCACCCTCTGTATCCCCACGGTGTTCGTCTCCTGGACCGGAGAGGCCCTCGACAAGAAAACCCCCCTGCTGCGTTCCATCGCGGCGGTCAACAAGGAGGCCCACAAGCTGCTCAGCCTGCTGGGCGAAACCAACATTGCCCCGGTCAATTCCAGCTGCGGCGCAGAGCAGGAATATTTCCTGATCGACAGCGCCTATGTACCCCTGCGCCCCGACCTGCTGCTGGCCGGTCGCACCCTGTTTGGCAGGCCCTCCGCCAAGGGCCAGCAATTCGACGACCACTACTTCGGCGCCATCCCTGAGCGGGTGCAGGTGTTCATGCAGGAGGTGGAGCGGCAGATGTATCGGCTGGGGATCCCCGCCAAAACCCGCCACAACGAGGTGGCCCCATCCCAGTTCGAGATTGCCCCCTTCTTCGAGGCGGCCAACGTGGCCACCGACCACCAACAGCTGACGATGACAATCCTTCGCAGCACTGCGAAGAAGCATGGTCTGGCCTGCCTGCTGCATGAGAAACCCTTCGCCGGCATCAACGGCTCGGGCAAACACGTCAATTGGTCGATTGGCAATGCCACCCAGGGGAACCTGCTGGATCCCGGCCAAACCCCCCACAAAAACCTGCAGTTCCTGCTCTTCTGTGGTGCCGTCATTCGCGGGGTCCATCTCTATGGCCCCCTGCTGCGGGCCGTGATCGCCACCGCCAGCAACGACCACCGGCTCGGTGCCAACGAGGCCCCGCCGGCAATCATTTCCGTCTACCTCGGCAGCCAGCTGGAGGACGTCTTCAACCAGATCAGGGAGGGCCGGCTCTCCGGTTCATCGATCGGTGGCGTGATGGATTTCGGGGTTGAAACCCTGCCGGAATTCGACAAGGACGCGGGGGATCGCAACCGCACCTCCCCCTTCGCCTTCACCGGCAATCGCTTCGAATTCCGCGCCGTGGGCTCTGGCCAATCGGTGGCCGGTCCGCTGGTGTCGCTAAACACGATCTTGGCCGATTCCCTCGCCTGGATCGCCAGCGAACTTTCCAGCAAGTTGGCCAGTGGCATGGGCCTGGAGGAAGGGGCCTTGGCGGTGCTCAAGACCGTGGTTGAACAGCACGGCGCCGTGGTGTTTGGCGGCAACGGCTACTCCGATGAGTGGCACCGGATGGCCGTGGAGGAGCGGGGCCTGGAAAACCTGCGCACCACCGCCGATGCCCTACCCGTGCTGACCCGCCCAGCCATCCGCGAATTGTTTGAGCGCACGGGGGTGCTCACCGGGGTGGAACTGGAAAGCCGCTTCGAGGTCTACGCCGAGCAATACATCCTGGCGATCGATGTGGAGGCCAAGCTGGCGGTCCAAATCGCCCGCACCCAGGTATATCCAGCGGCAATTCGCTATCTGGGCGAATTGGCGGGATCGCTCCAACTTCAGAGCACCCTTGGCATTCAGGTGGCTCCGGAAAATACAAAGCAGGTTGCAGCCCTTTGCCAGTCGCTGATGGACATCAGCGGCCAGCTGCAAAGCGCGATCGACCAACCGCCCCATGGCACGGAAGAGCACCTGCGCTATTCCGCCAGCACCCTGGTGCCCCTGATGGATGAGCTACGCGGGGTGGTCGACGGCCTCGAGGCCCTAGTCGACGACAACCTTTGGCCATTGCCCACCTACCAGGAGATGCTTTTCGTCCGCTAG